In Candidatus Eisenbacteria bacterium, the following are encoded in one genomic region:
- a CDS encoding NAD(+)/NADH kinase gives MTLPPRRVGIVGNREKKGARALLPALVRWIRDRGLSVTLERSLCQGVRGVGAGLPLKSLVSRVDAVLVLGGDGTFLSTARETARAGVPILGVNVGGLGFLTETAESDLYPALERLLAGEVQIEPRMMIEARVRSRKGRAVWSESGLNDVVIHQADESRMVRLDIRIGPTSIGTLAADGLIVATPTGSTAYSLSAGGSIVRPTIEALLATPICPHSLAFRPLLVGADEKFRIRLGQNVSRARLTIDGQISRLLAAGDEVEVRRAKSRVQMLSLKRESFYEVLRQKLAWAGSPSRTRLRG, from the coding sequence ATGACGCTCCCACCCCGCCGGGTCGGAATCGTGGGGAACCGGGAGAAGAAAGGGGCGCGGGCTCTGCTCCCCGCGCTCGTCCGCTGGATTCGCGACCGCGGCTTGAGCGTCACGTTGGAGCGAAGTCTCTGCCAAGGCGTGCGCGGCGTGGGCGCCGGCCTCCCGCTTAAATCGCTCGTTTCGCGCGTCGACGCCGTCCTCGTTCTGGGCGGCGACGGCACCTTCCTTTCGACCGCCCGCGAAACCGCGCGCGCGGGGGTCCCGATCCTCGGCGTCAATGTGGGCGGGCTCGGCTTCCTCACCGAGACGGCGGAGTCCGACCTCTATCCCGCCCTGGAGCGGCTCCTCGCGGGGGAAGTGCAGATCGAGCCGCGGATGATGATCGAGGCCCGTGTCCGGTCGCGCAAGGGGCGGGCGGTCTGGTCCGAGAGCGGGCTCAACGACGTCGTGATTCACCAGGCGGACGAGTCGCGGATGGTGAGGCTCGACATCCGGATCGGGCCGACTTCGATCGGAACGCTCGCGGCGGACGGGCTCATCGTGGCGACGCCGACCGGGTCGACCGCCTATTCGCTCTCCGCGGGCGGATCCATCGTGCGCCCCACGATCGAGGCGCTGCTCGCGACTCCGATCTGCCCGCATTCCCTCGCGTTTCGTCCGCTCCTCGTCGGCGCCGACGAGAAGTTCCGGATCCGCCTCGGACAAAACGTGAGCCGCGCCCGGCTTACGATCGACGGCCAGATCTCGCGCCTCCTCGCGGCCGGAGACGAGGTCGAGGTCCGTCGGGCCAAGTCGCGCGTGCAGATGCTCTCGCTCAAGCGCGAGTCCTTCTACGAGGTCCTGCGTCAAAAGCTGGCCTGGGCCGGCTCTCCGTCCCGCACGCGGCTTCGCGGGTGA